In Chitinophagaceae bacterium C216, the genomic stretch GCATTACCGTTATTGGCGACATCATAAATAATGGCATTTACAGCAGGAAATATCGAACTGCTGTCCATTACAGGCCGCTGGCATATCGAGGGCCACTGTTTTGCGGAAGGATATTTATAGCGTTTCAACGTATCTGATTTTATGTGTAAGACACTAATCGGTTTTATCTTTTTTGACGCCCGGCTTACTCAATAATCTTCTCAATGGGCAAAATTAAAATTCCTTCGGCGCCGGCGGCTTTTAGTTTTTCAATCACATTCCAAAAATCATTTTCGCTAATAACCGAGTGCACCGACGACCAACCTTCTTTAGCCAGTGGCACGATGGTGGGGCTGCTGATGCCCGGCAAGTATTTGCAAATAGTTTCCAAGTTTTCGTTTGGAGCATTCAGCAATACATATTTGGTGTATTTAGCCTTCTTTACCGAGCGGATGCGGAACAATAGCTGGTCCAGTAGTTCCTGTCTTCTTTTAGACAAATTATTTCCGGAAATAAGCACCGCTTCGGATTTTAAGATGATCTGATATTCGTACAGTTCGTTGCTGAACAAAGTACTGCCACTACTTACTAGGTCGCAGATGGCGTCGGCTAGTCCGATGCGGGGGGCAATTTCTACCGAGCCGCTAATAACATGAATGTCTGCATTGATTTTATTTTGCTTCAGCCATTTCTTTAAGATAAATGGATAACTGGTAGCAATTTTGATACCGTCCAGTTCCTGAATGCTTTTAGGTTTCTTGCCTTTGGGAAGGGCGATGGATAATCTGCATTTCCCATAACCGAGACGTTCCAGAATTTTTGTGTCCTTATTTTTTTCGAGCACCACGTTTTCGCCTACAAATCCGATATCTGCCACACCGTCCTGTACGTACTCAGGGATATCATCATCACGCAGAAATAATATTTCCGCATCGAAATTGTCAACACTTATTTTTAGTTGATTATTGCCTGCGGGCACGTCAATGCCACATTCTTTCAGCAATTTCATGGAACCCTCGTTCAGTCTTCCGGATTTTTGCACAGCAATACGCAGTTTTTCAACTTTGCGTGGGGCTTCTTGACTGGTAGACAACGTAGCTTTGGGGTTCCTTTTAGTAGTTGCTTTCATTTTAAACTGTTTATCGTTTTATTAATCGTTAGGCGCTGCTAATAACAAAAAAGGCTTACAATTTGTAAGCCTTTACATATCATTAAATACATAACACCATCGGCTTACTTTTTTAAAAGTATGCGAAATGATGATGAGTATGTATGTTATTTCTTTTCATTGCGGGGCAAATATATAGCTTTTTATTAAAAAGACCTTTAAAATTTGAAAATCTTGTCTTCATTTTATCCTGACCAATTCTTATTTCTTTATCTTAGCTCCCGTCAAATAATATTATGTTACAAATTACAAAGCCTATTGCTTTCATTGACCTGGAAACTACAGGTACGAATCTGGGAACGGATAGAATTGTAGAAATTGCGATTCTAAAATTACTCCCTGATGGTACAAAAACAGTAAAAAGAAAGCTGATTAATCCCGAAATGCCCATTCCCAAATCCTCCAGCGATATTCATGGAATTACCGATGAGATGGTAAAAGATGCCCCCACATTTGCACAGGCAGCCCATGAGTTGAAACAGGTACTGGATGATTGCGATTTGGCCGGATACAATTCAAATCGGTTTGATATACCGCTACTGGTAGAAGAGTTTTTACGTGTAGGTGTGGATTTTGATATGAAGGGTAGAAGAATGATAGATGTGCAGGCGATTTTTCATAAAATGGAACAGCGCACCTTGAGTGCTGCCTATAAGTTCTATTGTGGTAAGGTGCTGGATGACGCACATTCTGCCCTTGCCGATGCTACCGCTACACATGAGGTATTATTGGCTCAATTAGAGCGTTATCCCGAATTGGGCAATACTGTAGAATCTATACACAAGTTTTTGGGCGAGGAGCCTATTATTGATTTTGCTCGCCGATTCGTAATGAGCAATGGAGTGGAGGTATTTAACTTCGGAAAATACAAAGGTCAGCCAATCGCTGAGGTGTTGGCTAGAGAGCCGCAATATTACGACTGGATGATGAAAGGCGATTTTCCGCAACAAACCAAACAAAAGCTCACGGAAATTTTTACCAGAGTAAAACTAAAAGGTTTGAAATCCTAATATCAAAGGGATAAGCATGAATGGGCGATGTGCTGCATGGTTTAACTAAATGGAGACTGTTTGGATAAATTAGTAATTATACCGACTTATAACGAAAAGGAGAATGTAAAAAACATTCTTGAGGCAGTATTTGGCCTACCCGGAGATTTTCATGTCTTGATTGTGGATGATGGTTCTCCTGACGGCACCGCCGATATTGTCAAGCAAATGCAGGCCGACTATCCGGGTAAATTACATCTGGAAGAACGAAAGGGGAAGCTGGGGCTGGGTACCGCCTATATACACGGTTTCAAATGGGCGTTGGCAAGAGGATATTCCTTCATCTTTGAGATGGATGCCGATTTCTCTCACAATCCGAATGACTTACTCAGGTTATACGATGCCTGTAAGAATGGAGGTGCCGATGTGGCTGTGGGAAGCCGTTATGTAAAAGGAGGCGGCTTTGTCAACTGGCCGGCCAACCGAATTTTATTGTCCAAAGGGGGATCTCTGTATACCCGCTTAATTACTTGGCTACCGGTAAAAGATCCTACAGCGGGATTTGTGTGTTATAAATCCGAAGTACTGGAAGCCATCGATTTTGATAATATTACATTTGTGGGTTATGCTTTTCAGATTGAAATGAAATTTGCTACTTGGAAATTAGGTTTTAAAATCAAAGAAGTGCCTATTATTTTCCAAGACAGAACCCAAGGCAAATCCAAAATGAATAAAGGTATTGTGAAGGAAGGTATACTGGGCGTTTTAAATCTTCGCTGGCAAAGCTTGTTTAAAAATTATCGGAAGAAGGTACGTACCAAAACATCAATACACTCATAGTTGTTCACTTTTGTATCCCACAACGAATGTATAGCAAAGCAGAAGCGTCTAATATCAGAAGGGAATTTTGGACAACATTCGGCATGTACATGAAGCCGATTCATAATGCCCATGGGGATACCATCAATTGGGTAAATTATAAAACCGGTATTCGTCACCTTTATTTTCGAATGGATGCCGATCGCAGATTTGCTTCTATTGCCATAGAATTGAAACATGCTGATAAGGAAGAGCGATTGAAGGTTTATCGGAAGCTGGAAGCATTGAAATCTTATTTTCACGAAATCATGGAGGAGGAGTGGGACTGGCAGCAGGTATTTTATGATGAAGATGGAAGTGAAGCTTCGCGAATTATTATGATGTTGCAAGATGTGAGTGTATTCAATAAAGATACCTGGCCCTCCATCATTTCATTCTTTAAGCAAAGAATTATTAAGCTCGATGCTTTTTGGAATGATGTGAAATTTCAGTTTGAAGAGTAAAGCATGCGATAACGATTGCTAAACGTATAATTTCGACATATGAAAAATTGGATTTGTATATTCCTTTTGTTTTTTGCAAGTATGACGTATGCACAGGATACTTTGCCACTTTATGAAGTAATACCCAACAGCAAGCCGGCGGATAATCTGGAAAAAAGCGAAACGGCAGCAGATGGTATTACGCGTGTCAGTGAGGTCTCTGTACCACAGTTAATTGTATTTAGACCTGCCAATCCCAATGGAACTGCAGTAATTATTTGTCCGGGAGGTGGTTATCGTATTCTGGCTATTACACACGAAGGATATGATGTGGCAAGAGAATTGAATAAGTGGGGAGTGACAGCTTTTGTATTGAAATATCGCTTACCTAGCGATCGCACCATGTTGGATCGTTCTATAGGCCCTCTGCAGGATGCAGAGCGCGCTATACAGCTAGTGCGTGAGCATGCGCGTGAGTGGGGCATTAATCCTAAAAAAATAGGAATTATGGGTTTTTCTGCAGGAGGGCATCTGGCAGCGTCGCTTTCTACGCGTTATAGAGAATCATTAATTGAAAATCCTAAGAAAACTTCCTTTAGACCCGATTTCTCCGTATTGGTATATCCTGTAATTAGTTTTACAGATAGCCTCACACATATGGGCAGCCGGAATAATTTAATAGGTTCCAATCCTTCGGAAAGTCGGATAAAAAAATACTCCAATGAATTCAATATAGATAAGAAAACACCACCTGCTTTTTTAATTCATGCTAAAGATGATAAAACAGTATCCATAGGCAATGCTTATGCTTACTACAATACCCTGCAACAACTGAAAATTCCGGCAGCTTTAAAAGTATACGAAACAGGGGGGCACGGATTTGGTATGTATAATAAAAAGGAAGCACATAACTGGATGGGAGAATTAAAAGCTTGGATGCAACAACAAAAATTCCTGCCCAATACTCTTTAACACTTTAAACATCGTTTTATGAAGATAGCTTTTCATGGCGCGGCACAAACTGTTACCGGCTCAAAACATTTAATTACCCTGAAAAATGGCAAAAAACTTTTATTGGATTGTGGCATGTTTCAGGGGATGGGAGAGGAGACGGCTTCGCTTAACCGCGATTTCGGATTTGTGAGTAGTGAAGTGGATGCCATGATACTTTCTCATGCACATATTGATCACTCGGGGCTTATTCCCAAGCTCGTAGCAGAAGGATTTCAAGGAAAAATCTTCTGTAGCCCGGCTACAAAAGACCTTACACGTATCTTATTATTGGATAGTGCAGAAATTCAGGAAAGTGAGGCGCGCTTTGCTGAAAAAAAGATTACAGCCTCTACTCATGATGTATTAAAACCGCTTTACACCATGGAGGATGTAAAGCAAGCACTGCCTTTGTTTGTAGCTAAGGAATATGGAGATTGGTTTGAAGTAATGGAAGGTGTGGAATGTATGTTTACCGATGCGGGTCATATTATCGGCAGTCAGTGTGTGCATCTCAAAATTAAAGAAGGGGGTAAGGACACCAGGATTACCTTCAGCGGTGATTTGGGCCGTTATCGCGATATTATTTTACGCTCTCCAGAAGTGTTTCCCCAAGCGGATTATATCATACTAGAATCTACATATGGCAATAGCTTGCATGACAATATTACAGGTACGCTCGAGTTGTTAGAACATTGGATTAATCGGGTGTGCGTAGAGCGCAAAGGGAAACTTATTTTGCCAGCATTTAGTGTAGGTCGTACGCAAGAAATACTCTACTTTCTCAATCAACTCGATTTGGAAAATAGGTTGCCTAAGATCCCTTACTTTGTAGATAGTCCGTTGAGTATTGAAGCTACAGATATGGTAAAGCGTTATCCGCAATATTTCAATAAGCGGATACAGAATATTATGAAGAGTGATGAAGATCCGTTTATGTTCCCCGGATTGGTATATATAAAGTCTGTTCAGGAATCTAAAGCCCTCAACTATCGTAATGGCCCGATGGTGATTATTTCCGCTAGTGGTATGGCGGATGCCGGAAGGGTGAAACATCATATCAGTAATAATATTGAAAACTCCAAAAACGCCATTGTGATGACGGGTTATTGTGAACCCAGCTCACTGGGAGCAAGACTACTGTCTGGTGCAAAGGAGGTGGGCATCTTTGGGGTAGAACATCAGGTGAACGCCGAAATAGGAGAGATAAGAAGTATGAGCGCCCACGGTGATTATGAAGACTTATGTCAGTGGCTGGCATGTCAAGATCCGCGGGAAGTAAAAAAGCTTTTCTTGGTGCATGGAGAGCCTGAAGTACAACAGGAATTTAAAAAGCGATTGTTGAAAAAAGGTTTTCAGGACGTGGTGATACCTACAAGACATTTCGAAACAGGCCTGGAATAAACAGGCCTTGTTTTTTATCAGCCCGGGGCTAACTATGGGCCGATAGGGTAATGTGATATAAAGCTGAGTATTTACAGGTCGGAAAAAATAATTATCTTTCTTGTAAAATATGCAAACCCATGAGACTGCTGCCATTTTGCTTTTCGTTTCTTGTTACCATATTGTTGATTTTTATTCTAAATCGTCCGATGGGTAGCAAAGTGCCCATGCCATTAGGAAGTTTTTTAAGCCCGCAGACAGGCTTTTGGCAAAATGCAGAAGATACGGCGTTTGACTACAACTTAAATATTGTGCACGAATATCTCAAAGCTCCTGCAAAAGTATATTTTGATGAGCGGCTGGTACCTCATGTGTTTGCACAAAACGATGAGGATTTGTATTTTATTCAGGGATACCTGCATGCACGGTTCCGATTGTTTCAGATGGACTTACAAACTCGAGCCGCTGAAGGCCGTGTAAGTGAAATTGCAGGCAAGGCAGCTATTGAGTACGACAAGGCACAACGGCGTCTAGGAATGAAGTTTGCAGCAGAAAATACGCTGAAGGAAATTGAAAAAAATGCTGATGCCTTAGCGAGATATACAGCTTATACAAACGGAGTGAATGCATACATTAATACACTCACTGAAAGCACCCTTCCTTTGGAATATAAAATTCTCAACTTTAAGCCCGAGAGGTGGAGTAATCTGCGTACACTCATGCTTTTAAAAATGATGGCGCAAATGCTTTCTTCAGGCACAGAGCGGGATTTGATTTATACCAACCTCCGTTCAATTCTTACTTCTGAGCAGTTCAACTTATTATATCCTCAGGTACAGGATTCTTTAGTGCCTATTATTCCTAAAGGCACTATATTTCCTAATTATAAAAAGCAGTATGTAATACCTACTGATGCCGATTCGGCCTATTTCTTCAATCATTGTCAGGTCGCTGTACATGAACCCAATCCACAGGATCGGGATAATGGTAGCAATAACTGGGTAGTTGCAGGCACTAAAACAGCTAGTGGTGCACCCATACTTTGCAATGACCCGCATCTAGAATTATCGTTGCCCTCTATTTGGTACGAAATGCAATTGTCTACTCCTTCTTCTAGCGTTTATGGAGTTACCTTGCCCGGATGTCCGTATGTAATTATTGGTTTTAATGAACACATTGCCTGGGGCGTTACGAATGCTCAAAGAGATGTAAAAGATTATTTCACAATTCAATTTAAAGATGCATCGAAGCGGGAGTATTGGTTCAATAATACCTGGAAAGCCTCACAGTTACGTGTTGAAGAAATAAAAGTAAAAGGGCAGACGCCGATATATGATACTGTAGCTTATACGGTGTTTGGTCCGGTGATATACGATGCTGCTTTTGCGGATACAGTTTCAGGACAATCAGCTTTAGCAGTTACATGGGTAGCCCATCATACCGGAGATGAAGGACTGGCCTTTTACAAGTTGAATAGAGCTACAAGCTATAATGAGTATGCTGAAGCTATCAAAACTTTTGAGTGTCCTGCACAAAATTTTGTATTTGCCTCTAAAAGTGGGGATATAGCTATTTGGCAACAAGGTAAGTTTCCTAATAGGTGGCAAGGGCAAGGATTATACGTAATGCCCGGACGTGATAGCAGTTATATGTGGCAGGGGTATATTCCTCAGGAGGAAAATCCACATGCTGTAAATCCTGATCGAGGTTTTCTTGAAAGTGCCAATCAACGTCCTGTAGATGGTACTTATCCTTACTTTATTCCGGGTACTTATATCACACCTCGGGGTAGAGCAATTGAGTATTTTTTGCAACGTATGAACAGTATTACTGTTCAGGATATGATGGAGCTACAGCAGAACTATTATAATATACTTGCACGAGATTTAGTACCTATCTTGATAGCACACACCCATGAAGAAAAACTTTCTGAAAAAGCTAAAAAATATCTAGATATTATCCGTGGTTGGGATTTTGATGCAGGGCCTCATTCAATTGGGCAAACCATTTATCGATGCTGGTTAGATAGCCTGCAGCGAAATATATGGGAAGATGAATTAATGGCTGCGGGTCCTACAACCATTTTGCCCGAGGAAGAGACACTCATGGAGCTTTTAAAAATCGATACTACATTATTATCGTTTGTTGATGATAAAAGAACAACCGTTGTAGAAACACTGACCGATCAGGTTACGGCAGCTTTAAACAGTGCGACTAAGGCATTATCTGATTATGAGAAGGAGCATCGGTTGGAGTGGGCGAAGTTTAAAGAACCGGCCATTTACCATTTACTAAAGAATAATCTGCCTTCGTTTGCACATAAAAACCTGCCTGTTGGAGGCTCGGGAAATACAATTAATGCCATTAAAAAAAGTCATGGCCCTAGCTGGCGTATGGTGGTGCATTTAACGCCCGACATGGAAGCGTATGGAGTATATCCCGGAGGACAGAGTGGGAATCCAGGAAGTCGTTTTTATGATAATGCCGTCAATAACTGGGTAGAAGGTAGATATTACCAATTATGGATGATGAAAGAGCATGATGCAAAGGATAGTCGTGTAAAGTGGGTAATGAATTTTTCCAAAGCATAATGGGTAAATCCAGATAGATTGTTATTTGGAAAAAACAATAATTGCGATTACATTTGTTTAGAGGGTACGATTGCTGCTGATATTACATAGAAACGTATTTATTCGTTTCTTGCATCCATCATCTGTGCATATTTTTTATGCTGAGGGGAATGAGAAAAATTCATCAAAGCCCCTAATAAAAATTATCTCTTATGCGAAAATTAGGACTACTCTTTACACTGATATTGGTACTGGGTCCCTACTTTGTGTATGCCCAAGCAGATAAACATGTTATTATGGTTTCCGTGGACGGTTTGCGTCCCGAGTTTTATCTTTCTAACAAGTGGCATGCACCCAATTTGAAGCAATTAAAAAAGAAAGGTGCATTTGCCGAAGGCGTTGTGAGCGTTTTTCCCTCGGTTACTTTTCCTTCGCATACAACCATGGTAACCGGGGTATCTCCTGCCGAACATGGTATATATTATAATGCTGTTTTTTCTTATGATAGTACCAATGGTGGTATTTATTGGAATTTTAAACAAATTAAGAAGAAGACATTATGGGACGTGGCTCGTAAAGCCGGATTAAAAACGGCTGCTATAGTATGGCCGGTATCAGCTGGTGCGCCTGTCGATTATAATATCCCCGATATTGGTCATATGGGAAATGATGTTTTGGAGAAATACAGTTACCCATCGGATTTTACGGCTACCATTAAGAAGGAAATATTGGGAGGGGTGGATAAGATTGATGTTGGTGATGACATTGCTGTTGCCAAAATTGGGGCATGGGTAATTAAAAACGCAAAGCCCA encodes the following:
- the hisG gene encoding ATP phosphoribosyltransferase codes for the protein MKATTKRNPKATLSTSQEAPRKVEKLRIAVQKSGRLNEGSMKLLKECGIDVPAGNNQLKISVDNFDAEILFLRDDDIPEYVQDGVADIGFVGENVVLEKNKDTKILERLGYGKCRLSIALPKGKKPKSIQELDGIKIATSYPFILKKWLKQNKINADIHVISGSVEIAPRIGLADAICDLVSSGSTLFSNELYEYQIILKSEAVLISGNNLSKRRQELLDQLLFRIRSVKKAKYTKYVLLNAPNENLETICKYLPGISSPTIVPLAKEGWSSVHSVISENDFWNVIEKLKAAGAEGILILPIEKIIE
- the ppm1 gene encoding Polyprenol monophosphomannose synthase, which encodes MDKLVIIPTYNEKENVKNILEAVFGLPGDFHVLIVDDGSPDGTADIVKQMQADYPGKLHLEERKGKLGLGTAYIHGFKWALARGYSFIFEMDADFSHNPNDLLRLYDACKNGGADVAVGSRYVKGGGFVNWPANRILLSKGGSLYTRLITWLPVKDPTAGFVCYKSEVLEAIDFDNITFVGYAFQIEMKFATWKLGFKIKEVPIIFQDRTQGKSKMNKGIVKEGILGVLNLRWQSLFKNYRKKVRTKTSIHS
- the dinG_2 gene encoding 3'-5' exonuclease DinG; this translates as MLQITKPIAFIDLETTGTNLGTDRIVEIAILKLLPDGTKTVKRKLINPEMPIPKSSSDIHGITDEMVKDAPTFAQAAHELKQVLDDCDLAGYNSNRFDIPLLVEEFLRVGVDFDMKGRRMIDVQAIFHKMEQRTLSAAYKFYCGKVLDDAHSALADATATHEVLLAQLERYPELGNTVESIHKFLGEEPIIDFARRFVMSNGVEVFNFGKYKGQPIAEVLAREPQYYDWMMKGDFPQQTKQKLTEIFTRVKLKGLKS
- the axeA1 gene encoding Acetylxylan esterase gives rise to the protein MKNWICIFLLFFASMTYAQDTLPLYEVIPNSKPADNLEKSETAADGITRVSEVSVPQLIVFRPANPNGTAVIICPGGGYRILAITHEGYDVARELNKWGVTAFVLKYRLPSDRTMLDRSIGPLQDAERAIQLVREHAREWGINPKKIGIMGFSAGGHLAASLSTRYRESLIENPKKTSFRPDFSVLVYPVISFTDSLTHMGSRNNLIGSNPSESRIKKYSNEFNIDKKTPPAFLIHAKDDKTVSIGNAYAYYNTLQQLKIPAALKVYETGGHGFGMYNKKEAHNWMGELKAWMQQQKFLPNTL
- a CDS encoding Ribonuclease, which codes for MKIAFHGAAQTVTGSKHLITLKNGKKLLLDCGMFQGMGEETASLNRDFGFVSSEVDAMILSHAHIDHSGLIPKLVAEGFQGKIFCSPATKDLTRILLLDSAEIQESEARFAEKKITASTHDVLKPLYTMEDVKQALPLFVAKEYGDWFEVMEGVECMFTDAGHIIGSQCVHLKIKEGGKDTRITFSGDLGRYRDIILRSPEVFPQADYIILESTYGNSLHDNITGTLELLEHWINRVCVERKGKLILPAFSVGRTQEILYFLNQLDLENRLPKIPYFVDSPLSIEATDMVKRYPQYFNKRIQNIMKSDEDPFMFPGLVYIKSVQESKALNYRNGPMVIISASGMADAGRVKHHISNNIENSKNAIVMTGYCEPSSLGARLLSGAKEVGIFGVEHQVNAEIGEIRSMSAHGDYEDLCQWLACQDPREVKKLFLVHGEPEVQQEFKKRLLKKGFQDVVIPTRHFETGLE
- the quiP gene encoding Acyl-homoserine lactone acylase QuiP, coding for MRLLPFCFSFLVTILLIFILNRPMGSKVPMPLGSFLSPQTGFWQNAEDTAFDYNLNIVHEYLKAPAKVYFDERLVPHVFAQNDEDLYFIQGYLHARFRLFQMDLQTRAAEGRVSEIAGKAAIEYDKAQRRLGMKFAAENTLKEIEKNADALARYTAYTNGVNAYINTLTESTLPLEYKILNFKPERWSNLRTLMLLKMMAQMLSSGTERDLIYTNLRSILTSEQFNLLYPQVQDSLVPIIPKGTIFPNYKKQYVIPTDADSAYFFNHCQVAVHEPNPQDRDNGSNNWVVAGTKTASGAPILCNDPHLELSLPSIWYEMQLSTPSSSVYGVTLPGCPYVIIGFNEHIAWGVTNAQRDVKDYFTIQFKDASKREYWFNNTWKASQLRVEEIKVKGQTPIYDTVAYTVFGPVIYDAAFADTVSGQSALAVTWVAHHTGDEGLAFYKLNRATSYNEYAEAIKTFECPAQNFVFASKSGDIAIWQQGKFPNRWQGQGLYVMPGRDSSYMWQGYIPQEENPHAVNPDRGFLESANQRPVDGTYPYFIPGTYITPRGRAIEYFLQRMNSITVQDMMELQQNYYNILARDLVPILIAHTHEEKLSEKAKKYLDIIRGWDFDAGPHSIGQTIYRCWLDSLQRNIWEDELMAAGPTTILPEEETLMELLKIDTTLLSFVDDKRTTVVETLTDQVTAALNSATKALSDYEKEHRLEWAKFKEPAIYHLLKNNLPSFAHKNLPVGGSGNTINAIKKSHGPSWRMVVHLTPDMEAYGVYPGGQSGNPGSRFYDNAVNNWVEGRYYQLWMMKEHDAKDSRVKWVMNFSKA